CCCCATCCACGGCGGGTCCATCTCCTCGAGCGTCCCGAGCGCGAGCGGATCGACCGACCATTCGTACTCGAGATCCGCCATCACTTCTCCCCACTCGTTCGCGCCGTACGCGAAGAATGCCGCCTCCTCGCCGGGCGAGAGCGTGATCTCATAAGGGTACAGATCGACGGAGGTCAGGGTCCCGCGCGGAACGACCGCGAGATCGATCGTGTTCCTCCAGGTTGCGCCCTCGACCCCCACGGTGATCCAACCGCGCATCTCCTCGGCGATCGGAGAAGCCGCCGTGAAGCGCACAATGCTTATGGATGAAGGATCGAACCCTGGAGGATAAGGCCCCGGCGGTTCCGGCGGTACCGCCCCCCCGCTGTCCCTCGGAGGAGAGGGGTCCGTGTTCCCGCTCGCGCCGCTCTCCGCCGCGCCGCCGGGCCAGGCGTTCCCCCACAAGAGCCCCCGCAGGATGAGCTCCACTTCCTCGGGTGTGAGGCCCTCCACGACCTCGATCGTCCCGAGCGAGGCAGGCACCGCCTCCCACACGAGCGGGACGCCGCTCGCGATGTTCCCCGCGCCGTTGATTGCGTACGCGGCGAGATAGCGGCTCTCCCCCTCGGGCACGCTGAGGTAATGCGGCGGGTGCACGATGATCCGCGCGATCTCTCCATCCGCGACCACCTCAACGTCGGCGGCCGCGCTCAGCGTATCGCTGAACGAGGCGATTACCCGGCCGCGCCCGACCGCGGTCCCGATGAAGATCCCCTCGCGCGAGATCACGCCGATCGGCGCCTCCGATTGAATCGACCACGTGGGACGATGCGGCGAGGACGGGAAGTCCTCGGCGCCCCCCGCGTTCCACCATCGGGGCCCGATGAAGAACTGGACACTCTCGAGAATGCCGACGCGCGCAGACTCCGGGTAGATCGCGATCTCCCCGATCGCCGCGTCGGCGGGAAGGACCGTCACGTCGACGGTCACCGTCTCGCCCGAATGAATGCTGATCCGCACCCGGTTCGATTGATAGGGCCCGCTCGTCGGCGGCTCGACGATCACCGTGAAATCGCCGCGGCCGAGACCGGGGAACTCGAAGGAACCGTCCTCCGCCGTCACCGCGACGAGATCGGTCCCCTCAATCCGGACCGTTGCCCCCGCGAGAGGCGCCTCTCCGGAGGAGTCGACAACCCGTCCCTTCAGGGCGCCCGGTTGATCTACGGGATCGACCGTGTTGCCGTTGTCCGAGCAGGAAGCGAAGAGAAGCGTGATCGCGAAGACGACCGAAACGAGACGAAACGTGCGCATGACCGTCCCTCCTTAGGCTCTACAACTCAAGAGAGTATCATCAGTTAGGGGGACCGTCAATTGCCCTTTTCGTTCACCTCGGGAGGGTTCGCCCGTTCCTTTTCGTGCGCGTCGGGACGGCACCCGTCCCGGAAGCCGGTCGCTCAGGTGGGGACCCCGAGCCTGGGAAGAACGACCCACACCAACAGGAAGTAGATCGCGAGCACCGCGAGCACAACCAGTCCGTTCATCGATCTCCGCGCGTCCTTTCTCATCAAGACTCGTCCGGGGCCTTCGATGTCGAGCTCACGGCCGCCTGCAATGCTTCTCTCGCCATCATCGTTCTCCCCTTCACAAATGTATATCGGTTTTCGGTACCTGATACCTTTTCCGGACCAGGAGGCGCCCGGAAAGAGGATGTCGCGACAAAGGTATCTGATACCGAACGGATGCCGAACGGTTCGGGAGCTTGCGACGGAAGGGGTTAGGGCCCCGACGGCTTCCGCGCCCGATACCTTTCGGTGAATAGGGTATCAGGTACCGATTGCGGACCGAATAAGGTATCAGGTACCGATCGTACCGATCGTGCGCAATCTCTCCCCGAACGCCGGCGCGGCGAGGAAGAAGA
The sequence above is drawn from the Candidatus Eisenbacteria bacterium genome and encodes:
- a CDS encoding carboxypeptidase-like regulatory domain-containing protein, which codes for MRTFRLVSVVFAITLLFASCSDNGNTVDPVDQPGALKGRVVDSSGEAPLAGATVRIEGTDLVAVTAEDGSFEFPGLGRGDFTVIVEPPTSGPYQSNRVRISIHSGETVTVDVTVLPADAAIGEIAIYPESARVGILESVQFFIGPRWWNAGGAEDFPSSPHRPTWSIQSEAPIGVISREGIFIGTAVGRGRVIASFSDTLSAAADVEVVADGEIARIIVHPPHYLSVPEGESRYLAAYAINGAGNIASGVPLVWEAVPASLGTIEVVEGLTPEEVELILRGLLWGNAWPGGAAESGASGNTDPSPPRDSGGAVPPEPPGPYPPGFDPSSISIVRFTAASPIAEEMRGWITVGVEGATWRNTIDLAVVPRGTLTSVDLYPYEITLSPGEEAAFFAYGANEWGEVMADLEYEWSVDPLALGTLEEMDPPWMGPWGEPGGDPDEPAGPNGVFRGWAPPDGVEPPGPMPPDHRPMPGWGSAVRFVAADLGEGGITV